Proteins from a single region of Paraglaciecola sp. T6c:
- a CDS encoding DUF1499 domain-containing protein → MKTLVSLVSFLAILLVALPGPLYKFGILELGTAFAALRFGVYAGIAALVLILIQIIFMRKNISWAGVAVSAVLALIAVGLPMSMMSKAKSVPPIHDISTDLVNPPKFVAIVALRADAPNPVEYAGEETAKQQRDAYPELTTQKYSQSTEQLFDATQAAINDLGWELVNSDKSLGLVEATDTTGWFGFKDDVVVRIRTTGEESFLDVRSKSRVGKSDLGKNAERIHSLIDAINSKL, encoded by the coding sequence ATGAAGACCTTGGTTAGCTTAGTTAGCTTCCTGGCTATTTTGCTTGTCGCCCTTCCTGGCCCCCTTTACAAATTTGGTATACTCGAGTTAGGCACTGCTTTTGCTGCATTACGCTTCGGTGTATACGCCGGTATCGCTGCATTAGTTTTGATCCTAATCCAGATTATTTTTATGCGTAAAAATATTAGCTGGGCAGGTGTTGCTGTGTCAGCGGTGTTGGCATTAATCGCTGTAGGTTTACCTATGAGCATGATGAGTAAAGCGAAATCAGTCCCACCAATTCATGATATTTCTACAGATTTGGTGAACCCACCTAAGTTTGTAGCAATTGTTGCTTTGCGTGCAGACGCGCCTAACCCGGTCGAGTATGCAGGTGAAGAAACTGCTAAACAGCAGCGTGACGCTTACCCAGAACTGACAACGCAAAAATATAGCCAAAGCACCGAACAGTTGTTTGATGCAACACAAGCTGCGATCAATGATTTGGGTTGGGAATTAGTCAACTCAGACAAATCACTAGGGCTTGTTGAAGCAACAGATACCACTGGCTGGTTCGGTTTTAAAGATGACGTTGTTGTACGTATTCGTACCACAGGCGAAGAAAGCTTCCTTGATGTACGCAGTAAATCCCGTGTAGGTAAAAGCGATTTGGGTAAAAATGCTGAGCGTATTCACTCGCTAATCGATGCTATAAACAGCAAGCTTTAA
- a CDS encoding porin family protein produces the protein MKASKIALLAATVISVPTAYAASPDFNYVEGGYAKIDVDNSDYEPDGFKVSGSALVGKNVFVNGSYTDTSDEINNSDIDFNQLSLGIGYRMAASSNTDVYGVVSYEEAELEDYDENGYGLTAGIRSRVTPNIELDGGVSYIDLDDDDDTYLNLGASYYFTPEAAVSVSYRTSDDNDIMGVSARYSF, from the coding sequence ATGAAAGCTTCAAAAATTGCTTTATTAGCAGCGACCGTTATTTCCGTTCCTACTGCTTACGCAGCCTCTCCTGACTTCAACTATGTTGAAGGCGGTTATGCAAAGATTGATGTAGACAACAGCGACTACGAGCCAGATGGCTTCAAAGTTTCTGGTTCTGCATTGGTAGGTAAAAATGTTTTTGTGAATGGCTCGTACACAGACACCTCTGATGAAATCAACAACAGTGATATTGACTTTAACCAGCTTAGTTTAGGTATTGGTTATCGTATGGCAGCATCAAGTAATACGGATGTATACGGTGTTGTCAGTTATGAAGAAGCTGAACTAGAAGATTATGATGAAAATGGATACGGCTTAACAGCGGGCATTCGCTCACGTGTAACACCAAATATCGAATTAGATGGCGGCGTATCCTATATCGATTTAGACGACGATGATGATACGTACCTTAATTTAGGCGCCAGTTACTACTTCACTCCCGAAGCAGCGGTGAGCGTGTCTTATCGTACGTCCGATGACAACGATATTATGGGTGTCTCTGCTCGTTATTCATTCTAA
- a CDS encoding acyl-CoA thioesterase — protein MQEEAQEEQALGKLTTRTLAMPADTNAAGDIFGGWVLSQMDIAAGICAGQRAQGRVVTVSVESMSFIRPVHVGDILGLYTRVVKLGRTSMVINVEAWVRRDRIGLREKVTQGQFKFVAIDDKGVPMPLPSEDELPDYVLENF, from the coding sequence ATGCAAGAAGAAGCGCAAGAAGAACAGGCTCTCGGTAAACTCACCACTCGAACTCTCGCTATGCCAGCTGATACGAATGCAGCTGGGGATATATTTGGTGGCTGGGTATTATCCCAAATGGATATTGCGGCAGGCATATGTGCTGGGCAACGAGCTCAAGGGCGCGTAGTCACAGTGTCAGTAGAGAGCATGAGTTTTATCCGCCCTGTGCACGTCGGGGATATTCTAGGTTTGTATACTCGGGTTGTTAAGTTAGGGCGCACATCTATGGTGATCAACGTTGAAGCATGGGTAAGACGCGATAGAATTGGTTTGCGAGAGAAGGTCACCCAAGGACAATTTAAATTTGTTGCGATTGATGATAAAGGTGTACCGATGCCATTGCCATCAGAAGACGAATTGCCAGATTACGTGTTAGAGAATTTCTAA
- a CDS encoding ATP-binding cassette domain-containing protein, giving the protein MLRINNCQINTVSGQISLPDITLEQGELLVLTGPSGMGKSTFLHWLLGDKIQHANISGEIILNEQAINDLNVEQRGIGLLMQDVHLFPHLNVVDNICFALPTAVQNQQGKKQNKQQRRKTAINMLDKIELGYVAEHFSDQLSGGERSRVGLVRALANQPQALLMDEPFAALDPNTNAKVSQWAFEQLQQQGVPSIMVSHDIDNIPAHAQHIDLGAYFQSASHAKSD; this is encoded by the coding sequence ATGCTGCGCATCAATAATTGCCAAATAAACACTGTTAGTGGGCAGATTTCCTTGCCCGATATAACACTCGAGCAAGGTGAGTTACTGGTACTTACTGGCCCAAGCGGTATGGGCAAGTCGACATTTTTGCACTGGTTGTTAGGTGATAAGATTCAGCATGCCAACATCAGTGGTGAAATTATCCTGAACGAACAAGCGATTAACGACCTGAACGTTGAGCAGCGGGGCATCGGTTTATTAATGCAAGACGTGCATCTTTTTCCCCATTTGAATGTGGTAGACAATATCTGCTTTGCACTGCCCACAGCGGTTCAAAATCAGCAAGGTAAAAAACAGAATAAACAGCAGCGCCGTAAAACCGCAATAAATATGCTCGATAAGATTGAGCTGGGTTATGTGGCTGAACATTTCAGCGATCAATTAAGTGGTGGCGAGCGCTCTCGCGTTGGCTTGGTGCGTGCGCTGGCAAATCAACCACAAGCCTTATTGATGGATGAACCCTTCGCTGCACTTGACCCAAACACGAATGCTAAGGTAAGTCAGTGGGCATTTGAGCAATTGCAACAGCAAGGAGTGCCTAGCATCATGGTGAGTCACGATATCGACAATATTCCTGCTCATGCTCAACATATAGATTTAGGGGCCTATTTTCAAAGCGCATCACACGCTAAAAGCGACTAA
- a CDS encoding EexN family lipoprotein, whose product MKKYMLILPLVCGLSACGTPSVEDLVDDPELLSEVLATCTEKLMKGEEVKTEECQNATEAQKQILNNVMKGLLGN is encoded by the coding sequence ATGAAAAAATATATGTTGATACTGCCTTTAGTGTGCGGTCTTTCCGCTTGCGGTACACCGTCAGTAGAGGATTTAGTCGATGATCCTGAACTGTTAAGCGAAGTACTCGCAACGTGCACTGAGAAACTCATGAAAGGTGAAGAAGTGAAAACCGAAGAGTGCCAAAATGCCACTGAAGCACAGAAGCAAATTCTGAATAATGTGATGAAAGGTTTACTTGGTAACTAA
- a CDS encoding DUF547 domain-containing protein: MHTPSNQVTRLIRYTLTAGSLLLASFSFVLHAAEFDHSYANFDQLLTQVVQTSDDKKQTRVDYQRLSVQKDTLHISLNAFSAVSKSQFDGWDKQQQLSFLINAYNGFTLKLIVDNWEEFKQGDADSIRDLGSLFTTPWEKKFFTLFNEKHNLDDIEHEMVRKWFKEPRIHAALVCAAVSCPPLRNEAFVPSELTAQLDSQMQLFLADNSRNEIKVHGQKGEASLSSIFKWYRSDFEKGDQGFNSLFDLLNDYSDALVEGDSNPQEQRNLIKSADYPITFKDYDWRLNDVANF; encoded by the coding sequence ATGCATACTCCATCAAACCAAGTTACACGTTTGATTCGATATACCCTAACGGCAGGTAGTTTGCTACTTGCCTCATTTTCGTTCGTGTTACACGCTGCAGAATTCGATCACAGCTATGCTAATTTTGATCAACTATTAACCCAAGTAGTGCAAACGTCTGACGATAAGAAGCAAACCCGAGTGGACTATCAACGATTATCAGTACAAAAAGATACTTTGCACATATCGTTAAATGCATTTTCTGCTGTCAGTAAAAGCCAGTTTGACGGATGGGATAAGCAGCAACAACTGAGCTTTCTAATCAATGCATATAATGGTTTTACCCTGAAGCTGATTGTCGATAACTGGGAAGAGTTTAAGCAAGGGGATGCTGACTCAATTCGCGACCTAGGTAGTTTATTCACCACTCCGTGGGAAAAGAAGTTCTTCACTTTGTTTAATGAAAAACACAACTTAGACGATATCGAACACGAAATGGTGCGTAAATGGTTCAAAGAGCCACGTATTCATGCCGCCCTAGTTTGTGCGGCTGTTTCATGCCCACCACTGCGTAATGAGGCTTTTGTGCCCAGCGAGTTAACAGCTCAGCTTGATAGTCAAATGCAACTGTTTTTAGCAGACAATAGCCGCAATGAGATAAAGGTACATGGCCAAAAGGGTGAAGCGTCTTTATCGTCAATATTTAAATGGTATCGCAGCGACTTTGAAAAAGGCGACCAGGGTTTCAATTCATTATTCGATTTGCTCAATGACTACAGCGATGCACTCGTCGAGGGTGACAGTAATCCACAAGAGCAGCGCAATCTAATCAAGAGCGCTGACTACCCTATTACTTTCAAGGATTACGACTGGCGTTTAAATGATGTGGCTAACTTCTAA
- a CDS encoding sterol desaturase family protein — translation MQNEAWLRMGTFILVLAVMMIWEALLPNRVSPVARYKRWSSNFFLVLCGALTGRLLAPAGLAVVAIYADERQFGVLNILPVPEWAAVTLAVIALDCLIYWQHRVFHRVPLLWRLHRVHHADPHLDASTGLRFHPIEIALSLSVKGLGILLLGVPVIAILIFEIVLNASAIFNHSNIKLPNWLETPLRKVIVTQAMHRIHHSQVVKETDSNFGFCLSIWDRLFHSYTREAKAGDDGLTIGLNEYDKESNNTGIGTVLMMPFRHTPEKERCQKERRQKERR, via the coding sequence ATGCAAAATGAAGCCTGGTTGCGGATGGGCACCTTTATATTAGTGTTGGCCGTCATGATGATTTGGGAAGCACTATTGCCAAATCGGGTGTCACCTGTCGCGCGCTACAAACGCTGGTCGAGTAATTTTTTCTTGGTTCTTTGCGGCGCGCTAACCGGCAGGTTATTGGCACCAGCAGGCCTAGCTGTCGTGGCAATTTATGCCGATGAGCGGCAATTCGGCGTATTGAATATATTGCCTGTGCCTGAATGGGCGGCTGTTACCTTAGCGGTTATCGCCCTTGATTGCCTGATTTATTGGCAGCACCGCGTTTTTCATCGGGTGCCATTGTTGTGGCGTTTACATCGGGTACATCATGCTGACCCCCATCTCGATGCATCAACAGGCTTACGTTTTCACCCTATCGAAATAGCCTTGAGTTTATCGGTTAAGGGACTTGGTATCCTTTTATTAGGTGTGCCGGTCATAGCCATTTTAATTTTTGAGATTGTGCTTAATGCCAGTGCTATTTTTAATCACAGCAACATAAAGCTGCCCAACTGGTTGGAAACGCCGTTGCGAAAGGTGATTGTGACTCAAGCCATGCATCGGATTCATCATAGCCAGGTAGTAAAGGAAACCGATAGTAATTTTGGTTTTTGTTTGTCTATTTGGGATCGACTATTCCACAGCTACACACGCGAAGCTAAAGCCGGTGATGACGGCTTAACGATTGGCTTAAATGAGTACGACAAAGAAAGTAATAATACGGGCATCGGTACCGTACTCATGATGCCATTTAGACACACACCTGAAAAAGAGCGTTGCCAAAAAGAGCGTCGCCAAAAAGAGCGCCGCTAA
- a CDS encoding ABC transporter substrate-binding protein yields MVLLLAALAAPSVAIGNDALNDLKGNQASPRESSKQWQQTLATARGETVYFYAWGGSKPVNNYLRWAAREIASRYQVRLRHVKVADISEAVSRLKAEDGSKSAIDLLWINGENFSYLKEQELLLGGLTNAVPNSALLATEQLSLGNDFGVPMDGFEIPWGVGQFNIIANENAFAQISITPADILSAAKQQPGRMSYPRPPEFHGTTFLKQLLVALSHNDKRLFELATPESQQQLLPALWDYLDKLHPLLWQKGSAFPSSNTEQLALFQQDQQTIAVSFNPNQISKEQDEMRIPQSAKRVYFAGGAITNSHNLAIPKGAQSPAGAKVVIHFLLSELAQERKLNGTWGDPAVITPLLDKASTLPSQQELHSSWQQIIEDTWQQRYGA; encoded by the coding sequence ATAGTACTGCTATTGGCAGCCTTGGCAGCGCCATCTGTGGCGATAGGAAATGACGCGTTAAACGACCTTAAGGGTAATCAAGCTAGCCCGCGCGAAAGCAGCAAGCAGTGGCAGCAAACCTTAGCCACTGCCCGCGGCGAAACAGTGTACTTTTATGCTTGGGGTGGCTCAAAACCCGTCAATAACTATTTACGCTGGGCAGCCCGGGAAATTGCCAGTCGCTATCAGGTACGTTTGCGTCACGTTAAAGTAGCCGATATCAGCGAAGCGGTTAGTAGGTTAAAAGCAGAAGATGGCAGCAAAAGTGCTATCGATTTGCTGTGGATAAATGGTGAAAACTTTAGCTACCTAAAAGAACAAGAATTGTTATTAGGGGGGCTGACAAACGCCGTCCCCAATAGTGCACTGCTGGCTACTGAGCAGCTGTCGTTGGGCAACGACTTTGGTGTCCCTATGGATGGCTTCGAAATACCTTGGGGCGTAGGGCAATTCAATATTATTGCCAATGAAAACGCCTTTGCTCAGATAAGCATTACCCCAGCTGATATTCTTAGCGCAGCGAAGCAACAACCCGGCCGCATGAGTTACCCGCGCCCGCCTGAATTTCATGGCACTACTTTTTTGAAACAGCTTTTAGTGGCGCTTAGTCATAATGATAAACGTTTATTCGAGCTTGCTACACCTGAATCCCAGCAGCAGTTGCTGCCTGCATTATGGGATTACCTTGATAAACTGCACCCACTATTATGGCAAAAAGGCAGTGCATTCCCTAGCTCAAACACAGAGCAACTGGCACTTTTTCAACAAGATCAACAGACAATCGCCGTTAGTTTTAACCCCAATCAAATAAGCAAAGAGCAAGATGAAATGCGCATTCCTCAATCTGCAAAACGCGTGTACTTTGCGGGCGGCGCTATTACTAACAGCCATAACCTTGCCATTCCCAAAGGGGCGCAAAGTCCAGCAGGCGCGAAAGTGGTGATCCATTTTCTATTGAGCGAGTTAGCCCAAGAGCGCAAGCTTAATGGTACCTGGGGGGACCCTGCAGTCATAACGCCATTACTGGATAAAGCCTCAACATTACCCTCTCAGCAAGAGTTACACAGTTCTTGGCAACAAATCATTGAAGATACATGGCAACAACGATACGGCGCTTAA
- a CDS encoding CDP-alcohol phosphatidyltransferase family protein, with product MLDPILNKLLKKPLCSAAKQLIKRGATADSVTVAGFVIGILAVPAIIYGQYVLALCLILLNRLGDGLDGAIARETSPSDAGGFLDITLDFIFYSAIVFAFVCANPVDNAIAGSFLMLSFMGTGGSFLAFAIMASKHGIDSPNYPQKSLHYMGGLAEGFETILVLCLFCLFPSQFVLIASVFAAICWLTAIIRIWVGYHTLVATKDS from the coding sequence ATGCTAGACCCTATTTTAAATAAACTGTTGAAAAAGCCTCTGTGCAGTGCGGCCAAACAATTAATCAAACGCGGAGCAACCGCCGATTCGGTGACAGTAGCCGGCTTTGTTATTGGCATACTTGCGGTGCCGGCCATTATTTATGGTCAATATGTATTGGCGTTGTGCTTGATCTTACTAAATCGCCTTGGCGACGGATTAGACGGCGCAATCGCCAGAGAGACATCCCCTTCAGACGCAGGGGGCTTTTTGGATATCACCTTAGATTTCATATTCTACTCAGCCATTGTGTTCGCTTTTGTCTGCGCCAACCCGGTGGACAACGCCATAGCTGGCAGCTTTTTGATGCTGTCATTTATGGGCACAGGTGGCAGCTTTTTGGCCTTTGCCATTATGGCCAGCAAACATGGCATCGACAGCCCTAACTACCCACAGAAAAGCTTGCACTACATGGGCGGTTTAGCAGAAGGCTTTGAAACCATTCTAGTGCTGTGCTTATTTTGCTTATTCCCGAGTCAATTTGTATTGATAGCATCGGTATTTGCGGCAATCTGCTGGCTTACCGCGATCATTCGAATTTGGGTGGGTTATCACACCTTAGTGGCCACTAAAGACAGCTAG
- a CDS encoding ABC transporter permease, producing the protein MATTIRRLTLVVGWLLVALVAGLPVFGIVLGLWLSPPISWEHVSVFFDYNGLLSSVLSSLLLSLLAPIIALYVAFTVYSQYRFNPRWQALEQRLAPLLSLPHLAVALGIVYLFSSGGMLWSALWELAGSTPPEWLGVGRKSMLTMLIAISIKEVPFFLFIFSALGRQLAIKDWLLQGRALGYSESASWWLLVFPTVLKQSRLALLAAMAFTLSVLDISLLIGPNIPELYAVVLYNWQTGFTAAEQAMAFLGNLLLLVMLGVLVAAIYIHEWFATKRIRTLAIMANPLKITRFARVFTAWLGLFSLLTLAILLTFLLWSLGWNTQNPFNATSWSTALWQDEWFFMQAPLLNSLNIAFFSSIVGVAMTLIALELQRQSKRYLPDYVWLLAILLPQLSMVYGWQIAHTDMSASYNTAWIVLSHLPFTFAYSYLVLRGPFQSLDRHYELVAASFGYSYWQRWWQVRFMLLRPALISALAIAFSVSVAQYIPTLMMGAGRVSTITTEAVAIASGNEQSITAVYLLVQALLPFVAFFIASVLAQRLRGSFDAAHQ; encoded by the coding sequence ATGGCAACAACGATACGGCGCTTAACCCTTGTTGTTGGCTGGCTGCTTGTTGCATTAGTCGCAGGGCTGCCCGTTTTTGGTATCGTGCTGGGCTTATGGCTCTCGCCGCCAATTTCATGGGAGCACGTTAGCGTATTTTTTGATTACAACGGCCTCCTGTCATCAGTTTTAAGTTCTCTGCTGCTTTCATTGCTCGCGCCGATCATTGCGCTGTATGTGGCATTTACCGTATACAGCCAGTATCGTTTTAACCCCCGCTGGCAAGCCTTAGAGCAACGCCTCGCCCCTTTGCTGTCACTCCCTCATTTAGCGGTAGCTCTAGGCATAGTCTACCTCTTTAGTTCAGGGGGAATGTTGTGGAGTGCACTTTGGGAGCTCGCTGGGAGCACACCACCTGAGTGGCTTGGCGTTGGACGTAAAAGTATGTTGACCATGTTAATTGCTATCAGCATAAAAGAAGTGCCCTTCTTTTTATTTATATTCAGCGCTCTGGGTCGCCAGTTGGCGATTAAAGATTGGTTACTGCAAGGTCGAGCACTTGGCTACAGTGAAAGTGCCAGTTGGTGGTTGTTGGTGTTCCCTACCGTATTGAAGCAGTCTCGGTTGGCCTTGCTTGCAGCGATGGCTTTTACCTTGTCGGTACTGGACATTAGCCTACTGATTGGCCCCAATATTCCCGAACTTTACGCGGTCGTATTATATAACTGGCAAACTGGCTTCACCGCAGCTGAGCAAGCAATGGCCTTTCTTGGCAATCTGCTTTTATTGGTCATGCTTGGCGTGTTGGTCGCGGCTATTTATATTCATGAATGGTTCGCCACAAAGCGAATTCGCACGCTTGCCATTATGGCCAACCCATTGAAAATCACTCGCTTTGCTCGGGTATTCACTGCGTGGTTGGGGCTTTTTAGTTTATTAACCTTAGCGATATTACTCACCTTTTTACTTTGGTCCCTAGGCTGGAATACGCAAAATCCCTTTAACGCAACGAGTTGGTCTACCGCGTTATGGCAAGATGAATGGTTTTTCATGCAAGCGCCATTGCTGAACAGCTTAAACATTGCTTTTTTTAGCAGTATTGTGGGTGTCGCAATGACCTTAATTGCCCTAGAGCTTCAGCGACAAAGCAAACGCTATTTACCCGATTATGTGTGGTTACTGGCAATACTATTGCCCCAGCTAAGCATGGTGTACGGGTGGCAAATTGCTCACACCGATATGAGCGCGAGTTACAATACGGCTTGGATAGTCCTCTCACATTTACCCTTCACCTTTGCTTACAGCTACTTAGTGCTTCGCGGGCCGTTTCAAAGTCTGGATCGGCATTATGAGTTGGTTGCTGCCAGTTTCGGCTATTCCTATTGGCAACGTTGGTGGCAAGTACGTTTCATGTTGCTTCGCCCTGCTCTGATAAGCGCATTAGCCATCGCGTTTTCGGTCAGTGTTGCGCAATACATTCCCACCCTAATGATGGGAGCCGGGCGAGTATCCACCATCACCACTGAGGCAGTCGCAATTGCTTCAGGAAACGAGCAGAGCATCACGGCGGTCTACCTGTTAGTGCAAGCTTTACTGCCGTTTGTAGCCTTTTTCATCGCCAGTGTGCTGGCTCAACGTCTTCGAGGAAGTTTCGATGCTGCGCATCAATAA
- a CDS encoding arylsulfatase, which yields MNSSISNRFAATKLLNTVLLASAVYSVFGICNEQQAQQQNQRSVNRPNILLIVADDLGYSDLGSFGGEIATPNLDKLAKDGGSKLTNFHVAPTCSPTRSMLMSGTYNHLAGLGAMAEWVADNQRDKPGYEGYLNDRVAPLPALLQDAGYRTFMAGKWHLGMLDGQGPDSHGFDNSFAMLPGAGDHYSDRGLFPFMAKTPYRENGKAVTLPDDFYSTRFYSDKAIQYIDSAVTNKDQPFFGYLAYTAPHWPLQVDKKYSDKYQGKYSIGYEEIKDARLARLADLGLIDEHATHSEGNACYAKWQQLSTEEQGKQARMMEIYAGMVDALDENIGRVIQHLKDIGQYDNTLIVFISDNGADARPEQGLAEEAKYVQETFDNSLQNMGAAGSFVSYGGAWAQVSNTPFSLHKGMVTEGGIRVPAIIHLPNNQGQAENRSQTEAQTLTEFASVMDLLPTFLDVAGAELPGSEYKGQKVLPIVGKSILPYLYGEQDFVHKDEVYGFSVHGRQGLQYNQWKLVRLPAPYEHGKWQLFNLDEDLGETHDLAGDNPKKLQEMIARWDTFAANTGVIISDKNMKTPKECIIEKKGTLAN from the coding sequence GTGAATAGCTCTATTTCAAACCGCTTTGCTGCCACAAAGCTGCTCAATACGGTTTTACTAGCAAGCGCAGTCTATTCAGTGTTTGGAATTTGTAATGAACAGCAAGCACAGCAACAAAATCAAAGAAGCGTAAACAGACCTAACATTCTATTGATTGTGGCAGACGATTTAGGGTACTCGGATCTCGGAAGTTTTGGAGGAGAAATCGCCACGCCTAATTTAGATAAGCTGGCGAAAGATGGTGGCAGCAAGTTGACTAATTTTCACGTTGCTCCCACCTGTTCACCAACGCGATCAATGCTGATGTCGGGCACTTATAATCATTTAGCTGGTCTCGGCGCTATGGCTGAGTGGGTCGCGGATAATCAGCGCGATAAACCCGGCTACGAAGGCTACTTAAATGATCGAGTCGCCCCATTACCTGCGCTACTTCAAGATGCAGGTTATCGCACATTCATGGCAGGTAAGTGGCACCTTGGGATGTTAGATGGTCAAGGACCAGACAGTCACGGCTTTGACAACTCTTTCGCCATGTTGCCTGGCGCTGGCGATCACTATTCTGATAGAGGCCTTTTCCCTTTTATGGCCAAAACCCCGTATCGGGAAAATGGTAAAGCAGTCACCTTACCTGACGATTTTTATTCAACCCGCTTTTACAGCGACAAAGCAATTCAATATATCGATTCAGCGGTAACAAACAAAGACCAACCCTTCTTTGGTTACCTCGCTTACACGGCACCCCACTGGCCTTTACAGGTAGATAAGAAATACAGTGATAAATACCAAGGTAAGTACTCCATTGGTTACGAGGAAATTAAAGACGCGAGACTAGCTAGGTTAGCGGATTTAGGCCTAATTGATGAGCACGCTACCCACAGTGAGGGCAATGCTTGCTACGCCAAGTGGCAGCAACTCTCAACTGAAGAGCAAGGAAAGCAAGCCCGTATGATGGAAATATACGCAGGCATGGTGGATGCCCTAGATGAAAACATTGGCCGAGTGATACAGCACTTAAAAGACATAGGCCAGTATGACAATACTTTAATAGTGTTTATCTCAGATAACGGCGCTGACGCTCGTCCCGAGCAGGGGCTAGCAGAGGAAGCGAAGTACGTGCAAGAAACGTTCGATAACAGTTTGCAGAATATGGGTGCAGCCGGCTCTTTCGTTTCTTACGGCGGTGCATGGGCTCAAGTGAGCAATACCCCCTTTAGTTTACATAAAGGCATGGTCACAGAGGGCGGCATTCGCGTACCTGCCATTATCCACCTGCCTAATAACCAAGGCCAAGCAGAGAACCGCAGTCAAACCGAAGCTCAGACTTTAACCGAGTTCGCATCAGTGATGGATTTACTCCCTACATTTTTGGACGTCGCGGGGGCTGAATTGCCAGGTTCAGAATACAAAGGCCAAAAGGTATTACCTATTGTTGGCAAATCGATTTTACCTTATTTATATGGCGAACAAGATTTTGTACACAAAGATGAAGTGTACGGATTCAGTGTGCATGGCAGGCAAGGGCTACAGTATAATCAGTGGAAATTAGTCAGGCTGCCAGCGCCCTATGAGCATGGAAAGTGGCAACTGTTTAACCTCGATGAAGACCTAGGTGAAACTCATGACTTGGCGGGAGATAACCCTAAAAAGTTGCAAGAAATGATCGCCCGCTGGGATACCTTTGCAGCAAACACCGGAGTGATCATTTCAGACAAAAATATGAAAACGCCGAAAGAATGCATAATCGAGAAAAAAGGTACCTTGGCAAATTAG